TAGACACAGGATCACACGTAGATTTTAGCGATGATCTATATGTACTCGAGTACCACAAGGGCGCTCAGTTAAAGATCGCGTATTGGACTCCAAAAGAGACGATCAGGCAACAAGTCACTTGGCAAGACTATAGACCAGAGCTAGTTTTTGAGACAAAAGTTAAATTTTTAAATTATAGCGATCTAGCTAAACAATAGTAGTAAAGAAGAGATGTAGCGCAATTGGCCGCAGTTGTAGAGCTTCATGTGGTCTTTTTAGAACAGGTTTTCTTGACTGAGTGGATAAGGATACGGTATGCGCGACAAATTGTACAAAACAACAAACGAGATCAGAAATACAAATCTGATTTATTCGGACAAACATTACGATACTAGAATAGACACGAAAAGCGCCACACTCCAAAAATATCGAGTGTGGCGCTTTTTTGTTGCAAAAAAATTAGGCTCTTTGTCAACCACTGTGTAAAGTTAAATTTTTTTAGAAGTTCCAAGATAGGTTTGAAGGTAAATGCGTGCTTTTAAATGATCAAAGTTTCTATATCCATAGGCAGTACGTTGTATCTGTTTGATCTTCCGATTGATCCCTTCCAAAGGACCGTTTGTGTAACGTGAATACATTGGATCTAAAGCAGATATGATCGCGTCTAAATTGTCAAAGAACGATAAAAGAACTTTTTCAGATTTAGTAGCTAAGGTACGCTTAATAAGGTACTTTTGATGAACTTCGTGAATACGTTGTTTAAAGATGTCTATTTTGTTTTTAGTTGGAGCGACGATGATCTCTAATAAACGTTGATAGTCCCAGTAAGCTTCATTAAAGGTTTGATCACCAACTTTAAGTCCCGAATTTACTAAGCGCTCTGAAGTAGTCCAAATTTTTAGTGAACGTTCATAAAATTGATGGGTACAATCTAGGTCGTCATAGCGTTTTAAGAATAATTTCCAATTCCGCTTAAATAGTTTGTAGTTTTTAGAGCTGCGTTCAAAGCTATTCATCAAATCAGTTCGCATAGAGTTAAGTGCTCGGTTAAGCATTTGAACTATATGAAAACGATCAATGATGATCTTAGCATTAGGGAATAGAGTTTTAGCAATATCAACGTAGTAAGAGTTTAGATCACAACTGACGGTGCGCACTAACTGTCTGACGGATTCCGGGAATTTCATAAAATACTTGATGATAGTATCTTTAAACCTATTAGGTAAGATAGTTTGGATAACATGATTATCCGAATCAAGGCAAATAAAATGATAGCCATTGTGAGTACCTCTAAATTCATCAAAGCAAAGATGGAGCGGTAAGAAATTGAAGTTATTCCGAAATTCAGAACGAGTATGAGATAACATACGGTTAACTGTTGAAGCAGAAACACCTTCTTCATAAGCGATCGTTTTAGCGGAAATGTCATGTCTTAGTTTAGTGGCAATCTTAGCTCTAAGTGAATAAGAGATCTGACAATTTGGAGGTAGGAGCGTAGTTTTGGCAGAAATAGTTGAATTACAATTGCGACAACGGATACGAGCTGAACGAGCTTGGATAGTAGTTTGATGAGTGGCGTTGACAGCTGGGATCCGAATGAGTCGTTTAGGAGTGTAACCATTACGGTAAAAGGTGGTAAAGCCACAATTAAAACAACGAAAGTTCGTTAATTCGTGAGGCAAGAAATTGATAGTAGCTTGAAAAACTTTATAAGAGATACCATTGATCTTTTCATCATAAGGTTCATTAAAGAAGTGAAGATGAGGATCACTAAT
This window of the Ligilactobacillus faecis genome carries:
- a CDS encoding ISL3 family transposase translates to MTSLNYTTHSVDSIVKSCLDISDPHLHFFNEPYDEKINGISYKVFQATINFLPHELTNFRCFNCGFTTFYRNGYTPKRLIRIPAVNATHQTTIQARSARIRCRNCNSTISAKTTLLPPNCQISYSLRAKIATKLRHDISAKTIAYEEGVSASTVNRMLSHTRSEFRNNFNFLPLHLCFDEFRGTHNGYHFICLDSDNHVIQTILPNRFKDTIIKYFMKFPESVRQLVRTVSCDLNSYYVDIAKTLFPNAKIIIDRFHIVQMLNRALNSMRTDLMNSFERSSKNYKLFKRNWKLFLKRYDDLDCTHQFYERSLKIWTTSERLVNSGLKVGDQTFNEAYWDYQRLLEIIVAPTKNKIDIFKQRIHEVHQKYLIKRTLATKSEKVLLSFFDNLDAIISALDPMYSRYTNGPLEGINRKIKQIQRTAYGYRNFDHLKARIYLQTYLGTSKKI